One window of the Pseudomonas knackmussii B13 genome contains the following:
- the gloA gene encoding lactoylglutathione lyase: MRLLHTMLRVGDLDKSIAFYTEILGMTLLRRKDYPDGQFTLAFVGYGSEEENSVIELTYNWGVDKYELGSAYGHIALEVDDVYKACEDIRSRGGKITREPGPMKHGTSILAFVEDPDGYKIELLSPKRQD; encoded by the coding sequence ATGCGTCTGCTGCACACCATGCTGCGCGTCGGCGACCTGGACAAGTCCATCGCCTTCTACACCGAGATCCTGGGCATGACCCTGCTGCGCCGCAAGGACTACCCGGACGGCCAGTTCACCCTGGCTTTCGTCGGCTACGGCAGCGAGGAAGAGAACAGCGTCATCGAGCTGACCTACAACTGGGGTGTGGACAAGTACGAGCTGGGTAGCGCCTACGGCCACATCGCCCTGGAAGTGGATGACGTCTACAAGGCCTGCGAGGACATCCGTTCGCGCGGCGGCAAGATCACCCGCGAGCCGGGGCCGATGAAGCACGGCACCAGCATCCTGGCCTTCGTCGAGGACCCGGATGGCTACAAGATCGAGCTGCTGTCGCCCAAGCGCCAGGATTGA
- a CDS encoding electron transport complex subunit E: MSDYREIAKQGLWQNNAGLVQLLGLCPLLGTSNSMVNALGLGLATIFVLACSNAAVSASRRWLSDAVRLPAFVLIIAALTTCIELLMQAWTFELYQILGIFIPLITTNCVILGRAEAFAARNGVLRSAFDGLMTGAGFALVLLVLGTLRELFGHGTLLADMNLLFGPAAASWKLQVPGYQGFLLAVLPPGAFLLLGLLIALKNRIDESLAERAKAQAGNVPASERQRVRVTGVIE; this comes from the coding sequence ATGAGTGATTACCGCGAAATCGCCAAGCAGGGCCTGTGGCAGAACAACGCCGGCCTGGTCCAGTTGCTCGGCCTGTGCCCGCTGCTGGGCACCAGCAACTCAATGGTCAACGCCCTCGGCCTGGGCCTGGCGACCATCTTCGTGCTGGCCTGCTCCAACGCCGCCGTATCCGCCTCGCGGCGCTGGCTGAGCGACGCCGTGCGCCTGCCGGCGTTCGTCCTGATCATCGCTGCGCTGACCACCTGCATCGAGCTGCTGATGCAAGCCTGGACCTTCGAGCTGTACCAGATCCTCGGCATCTTCATCCCGCTGATCACCACCAACTGCGTGATCCTCGGCCGCGCCGAAGCCTTCGCCGCGCGCAACGGCGTTCTGCGCTCGGCCTTCGACGGGCTGATGACCGGCGCCGGCTTCGCCCTGGTCCTGCTGGTGCTGGGCACCTTGCGCGAGCTGTTCGGCCACGGCACCCTGCTGGCCGACATGAACCTGCTGTTCGGCCCCGCTGCCGCCAGCTGGAAGCTGCAGGTCCCCGGCTACCAGGGCTTCCTGCTGGCCGTGCTGCCGCCCGGCGCCTTCCTGCTGCTCGGCCTGCTGATCGCCTTGAAGAACCGTATCGATGAAAGCCTGGCGGAACGCGCCAAGGCGCAGGCGGGCAACGTACCCGCCAGCGAGCGCCAGCGCGTCCGCGTGACCGGAGTGATCGAATGA
- the rsxC gene encoding electron transport complex subunit RsxC translates to MNAKVWDFPGGLHLPANKQQSTAAPSIRAPLPARLILPLQQHTGAPALPCVGVGEYVRKGQCIALPGSAISAAVHAPTSGTVVAIGEQPYPHPSGLLAEAIVIDADGRDEWVELDPCPDYRQESPAALLERIRAAGITGLGGAGFPTAAKLAARAAEDLHTLVINGAECEPYISADDMLMRERAVELVEGIEILAHLLQPPQVLIGIEDDKPQAIEALRQAIGERPFELRVVPTKYPSGGERQLILLLTGREVPSGGLPAGIGMVCVNVGTAVAVRDAVLLGRPLISRLTTLTGEALTRPMNVEALLGTPIGELLEFAGLDRAKLDRLIMGGPLMGVTLSDAQAPLIKTANCLLAASASELPPPPPALPCIRCGDCAQVCPASLLPQQLHFFAKGEDHEQLQAHNLFDCIECGACAYVCPSSIPLVQYYRAAKADIRELQLKQQKAEHSRLRFEQRQERLRHEEARKAEERQARLERAARLRESQAAAPVAEAPQSAIERVKSEKAVGNAGADLKKLKIDASMARVALQKAEKQLAAHDSEALRAQVESLRQAAEQARLALEAAEKAEVAAAPIAPVAPATDDAALKKAKIDAAMTRAQLKKSEKAFGDTPDEQQQATLAQLREAADQADRHLAQLQAAPAPEPQTAGDGMALLKKAKIALATRRAELKKAEQAGADEAELEPLRAALKEAEQQLHAAEDASGKPAPDLQRIDKRPVDNETRALKTELAYARADLKKLEREGADEPRLNAARERLAAAESALAARNPE, encoded by the coding sequence ATGAACGCCAAGGTCTGGGACTTCCCCGGCGGCCTGCACCTGCCGGCCAACAAGCAGCAGTCCACCGCCGCCCCAAGCATTCGCGCGCCGCTACCGGCCCGGCTGATCCTGCCGCTGCAGCAGCACACCGGCGCACCGGCCCTGCCCTGCGTGGGAGTCGGCGAGTACGTACGCAAGGGCCAGTGCATCGCCCTCCCCGGCAGCGCCATCAGCGCCGCCGTACACGCGCCCACCTCCGGCACCGTGGTGGCCATCGGCGAGCAACCTTATCCACACCCTTCCGGCCTGCTGGCCGAGGCCATCGTCATCGACGCCGACGGCCGGGACGAATGGGTCGAACTGGATCCCTGCCCGGACTACCGCCAGGAATCGCCCGCCGCGCTGCTCGAACGCATCCGCGCCGCGGGCATCACCGGACTTGGCGGAGCGGGCTTCCCCACCGCGGCCAAGCTTGCCGCGCGTGCCGCTGAAGACCTGCACACGCTGGTGATCAACGGCGCCGAGTGCGAGCCCTACATCAGCGCCGACGACATGCTGATGCGCGAGCGCGCCGTCGAGCTGGTCGAGGGCATCGAGATCCTCGCCCACCTGCTGCAGCCGCCGCAGGTACTGATCGGCATCGAGGACGACAAGCCGCAAGCAATAGAAGCGCTGCGCCAGGCCATAGGCGAACGGCCTTTCGAACTGCGGGTGGTGCCGACCAAATACCCCTCCGGCGGCGAGCGCCAGCTGATCCTCCTGCTCACCGGCCGCGAAGTGCCCAGCGGCGGCCTGCCGGCGGGCATCGGCATGGTCTGCGTCAACGTCGGCACTGCCGTGGCCGTGCGCGACGCAGTGTTGCTCGGGCGCCCGCTGATCTCGCGCCTCACCACCCTGACCGGCGAGGCTCTGACGCGGCCAATGAACGTCGAGGCGCTGCTCGGCACACCCATCGGCGAATTGCTGGAATTCGCCGGCCTCGATCGCGCGAAACTGGACCGCCTGATCATGGGCGGCCCGCTGATGGGCGTCACTCTGAGCGATGCGCAGGCACCGCTGATCAAGACCGCCAACTGCCTGCTGGCCGCCAGCGCCAGCGAGCTGCCGCCTCCGCCGCCGGCGCTGCCGTGCATCCGTTGTGGCGACTGTGCCCAGGTCTGCCCGGCCAGCCTGCTGCCGCAGCAGCTGCACTTCTTCGCCAAGGGCGAGGACCACGAGCAACTGCAGGCGCACAACCTGTTCGACTGCATCGAATGCGGCGCCTGCGCTTACGTCTGCCCTTCAAGCATCCCGCTGGTGCAGTACTACCGCGCAGCCAAGGCGGATATCCGCGAGCTGCAGCTGAAACAGCAGAAGGCGGAACATTCGCGCCTGCGCTTCGAGCAGCGCCAGGAGCGCCTGCGCCACGAGGAAGCGCGCAAGGCGGAGGAACGCCAGGCGCGCCTGGAGCGCGCCGCGCGTTTACGCGAAAGCCAGGCCGCTGCTCCGGTCGCCGAAGCGCCGCAATCGGCCATTGAGCGGGTGAAGTCGGAAAAGGCCGTGGGCAACGCCGGCGCCGACCTGAAGAAGCTCAAGATCGACGCCAGCATGGCCCGCGTCGCCCTGCAGAAGGCCGAGAAGCAACTGGCCGCCCACGACAGCGAAGCACTGCGCGCCCAGGTCGAATCACTGCGCCAGGCCGCCGAACAGGCCCGCCTGGCGCTGGAAGCGGCGGAGAAAGCCGAGGTCGCGGCGGCGCCTATCGCACCTGTCGCTCCGGCAACGGATGATGCGGCGCTGAAGAAGGCGAAGATCGACGCCGCCATGACCCGCGCCCAGTTGAAGAAGTCGGAGAAGGCCTTCGGCGATACGCCCGACGAGCAGCAGCAGGCCACCCTGGCGCAACTGCGTGAAGCCGCCGACCAGGCCGATCGGCACCTGGCGCAGCTGCAAGCAGCCCCCGCGCCGGAACCGCAAACCGCCGGTGACGGCATGGCACTGTTGAAGAAGGCCAAGATCGCCCTGGCGACCCGCCGCGCCGAGCTGAAGAAAGCCGAGCAGGCCGGTGCCGACGAAGCTGAACTGGAGCCACTGCGAGCAGCGCTGAAAGAGGCCGAACAGCAACTGCACGCCGCCGAGGACGCCAGCGGCAAGCCGGCGCCGGACCTGCAGCGCATCGACAAGCGCCCTGTGGATAACGAAACCCGCGCGCTCAAGACCGAACTGGCCTACGCCCGCGCCGACCTTAAGAAACTCGAGCGCGAAGGCGCCGACGAACCCCGCCTGAATGCCGCGCGCGAGCGCCTGGCAGCGGCGGAAAGCGCGCTGGCCGCGCGAAACCCGGAGTGA
- the rsxA gene encoding electron transport complex subunit RsxA: MTELALILVSAILVNNFVLVQFLGLCPFMGVSRKIETAIGLALATTFVLTLASVCSYILQRYVLRPLDLEFLRTIGFILVIAVVVQFTELLVRKTSPLLYRVLGIFLPLITTNCIVLGVALLNANKPEFGFLQSTMQGFGAGLGFSLVLVLFAAMRERIALADVPEPFQGAAIGMITAGLMSLAFMGFTGLIKL; encoded by the coding sequence ATGACCGAACTCGCCCTGATCCTGGTCAGCGCCATCCTGGTCAACAACTTCGTGCTGGTGCAGTTCCTCGGCCTCTGCCCGTTCATGGGCGTCTCGCGCAAGATCGAGACCGCCATCGGCCTGGCCCTCGCCACCACCTTCGTCCTGACCCTGGCGTCGGTCTGCAGCTACATCCTGCAGCGCTACGTGCTGCGCCCGCTCGACCTGGAGTTCCTGCGCACCATCGGCTTCATCCTGGTGATCGCCGTGGTGGTGCAGTTCACCGAGTTGCTGGTGCGCAAGACCAGCCCGCTGCTGTATCGCGTGCTGGGCATCTTCCTGCCGCTGATCACCACCAACTGCATCGTCCTCGGCGTCGCCCTGCTCAATGCCAACAAGCCCGAGTTCGGCTTCCTCCAGTCGACCATGCAGGGCTTCGGCGCCGGCCTGGGCTTCTCCCTGGTGCTGGTGCTGTTCGCTGCCATGCGCGAGCGAATTGCCCTCGCCGACGTGCCCGAGCCGTTCCAGGGCGCGGCCATCGGCATGATCACCGCCGGCCTGATGTCCCTGGCCTTCATGGGCTTCACCGGGCTGATCAAGCTATGA
- the nth gene encoding endonuclease III translates to MNAAKRAEIFRRLREDNPNPETELAYSTPFELLIAVILSAQATDVGVNKATAKLYPVANTPEAIYALGVEGLSEYIKTIGLYNSKAKNVIEACRILVEKHGSQVPDNREDLEALPGVGRKTANVVLNTAFRQPAMAVDTHIFRVANRTNIAPGKNVLEVERQLLKFVPKEYLLDAHHWLILHGRYVCKARKPQCGSCRIEDLCEYKHKTSDD, encoded by the coding sequence ATGAATGCCGCCAAGCGCGCGGAGATTTTCCGCCGTCTGCGTGAAGACAACCCCAACCCCGAGACCGAGCTGGCCTACAGCACGCCGTTCGAGCTGCTGATCGCGGTGATCCTTTCCGCCCAGGCCACCGACGTCGGGGTGAACAAGGCCACGGCGAAGCTCTACCCGGTGGCCAACACGCCGGAGGCGATCTACGCCCTTGGTGTCGAAGGGTTGTCGGAGTACATCAAGACCATCGGCCTGTACAACAGCAAGGCGAAGAACGTCATCGAGGCCTGCCGCATCCTAGTCGAGAAGCACGGCAGCCAGGTGCCGGACAATCGCGAGGACCTCGAGGCGCTGCCCGGCGTAGGCCGCAAGACTGCCAACGTAGTACTCAACACGGCTTTCCGGCAGCCGGCCATGGCAGTGGATACGCACATCTTCCGCGTCGCCAACCGCACCAACATCGCGCCGGGGAAGAACGTCCTGGAAGTCGAGCGCCAGCTGCTCAAGTTCGTGCCCAAGGAGTACCTGCTCGACGCGCACCACTGGCTGATCCTGCATGGCCGCTACGTCTGCAAGGCCCGCAAGCCGCAGTGCGGCAGCTGCCGGATCGAGGATCTATGCGAGTACAAGCACAAGACTTCCGACGATTGA
- a CDS encoding PA3496 family putative envelope integrity protein has product MADKEDLELEEEVSTDDSDDSEAAAEVAKTNLTKRRIIDNYLEERRLQRQLSDYDFDL; this is encoded by the coding sequence ATGGCTGATAAAGAAGATCTAGAGCTCGAAGAAGAAGTGAGCACTGACGATTCGGATGACAGCGAAGCTGCAGCCGAAGTCGCCAAGACCAACCTGACCAAGCGCCGCATCATCGACAACTACCTCGAAGAACGCCGCCTGCAACGCCAGCTGTCGGACTACGACTTCGACCTCTGA
- a CDS encoding argininosuccinate synthase — MADVKKVVLAYSGGLDTSVILKWLQDTYQCEVVTFTADLGQGEEVEPARAKAQAMGVKEIYIEDLREEFVRDFVYPMFRANTIYEGEYLLGTSIARPLIAKRLIEIANATGADAISHGATGKGNDQVRFELGAYALKPGVKVIAPWREWDLLSREKLMDYAEKHAIPIERHGKKKSPYSMDANLLHISYEGGVLEDTWTEHEEDMWRWTKSPENAPDQPTYIELTYRKGDIVAIDGKDMTPAQVLAELNRIGGENGIGRLDIVENRFVGMKSRGCYETPGGTIMLKGHRAIESITLDREVAHLKDELMPKYASLIYNGFWWSPERLMLQQMIDASQVNVNGVVRLKLYKGNVIVVGRKSDDSLFDANIATFEEDGGAYNQADAGGFIKLNALRMRIAAGKGRSPL; from the coding sequence ATGGCGGACGTGAAGAAGGTAGTCCTGGCGTATTCCGGTGGCCTGGATACCTCGGTGATTCTGAAGTGGCTGCAGGATACTTATCAGTGCGAAGTGGTGACCTTCACCGCTGACCTGGGACAAGGCGAAGAAGTCGAGCCGGCTCGCGCCAAGGCCCAGGCAATGGGCGTGAAGGAAATCTACATCGAGGACCTGCGCGAAGAGTTCGTCCGCGACTTCGTGTACCCGATGTTCCGCGCCAACACCATCTACGAAGGCGAGTACCTGCTGGGTACTTCCATCGCTCGCCCGCTGATCGCCAAGCGTCTGATCGAGATCGCCAACGCGACCGGCGCCGACGCCATCTCCCATGGCGCTACCGGCAAGGGCAACGACCAGGTTCGCTTCGAGCTGGGCGCCTACGCGCTGAAGCCGGGCGTGAAAGTGATCGCTCCCTGGCGCGAGTGGGACCTGCTGTCCCGCGAGAAGCTGATGGACTACGCCGAGAAGCACGCCATCCCGATCGAGCGCCACGGCAAGAAGAAATCGCCGTACTCCATGGATGCCAACCTGCTGCACATCTCCTATGAAGGCGGCGTGCTGGAAGACACCTGGACCGAGCACGAAGAGGACATGTGGCGCTGGACCAAGTCCCCGGAAAACGCGCCGGACCAGCCGACCTACATCGAGCTGACCTACCGCAAGGGCGATATCGTCGCCATCGACGGCAAGGACATGACCCCGGCTCAAGTGCTGGCCGAACTGAACCGCATCGGCGGCGAGAACGGCATCGGCCGCCTCGACATCGTCGAGAACCGCTTCGTCGGCATGAAGTCGCGCGGCTGCTACGAGACCCCCGGCGGCACCATCATGCTCAAGGGCCACCGCGCCATCGAGTCGATCACCCTCGACCGCGAAGTCGCGCACCTGAAAGACGAGCTGATGCCGAAATACGCCAGCCTGATCTACAACGGCTTCTGGTGGAGCCCCGAGCGTCTGATGCTGCAACAGATGATCGACGCCTCGCAGGTCAATGTGAACGGTGTCGTGCGCCTGAAGCTGTACAAGGGCAACGTCATCGTGGTCGGCCGCAAGTCCGACGACTCGCTGTTCGACGCGAACATCGCGACCTTCGAGGAAGACGGCGGCGCCTACAACCAGGCCGATGCCGGTGGCTTCATCAAGCTGAACGCTCTGCGCATGCGCATTGCCGCAGGCAAGGGCCGCAGCCCGCTGTAA
- a CDS encoding glutathionylspermidine synthase family protein, with protein MIEHRHFAPFALPESAIEEVVRSWKRQDPSLYGRFDFSWNGQGQPKLLEYNADTPTGLLEASVVQWHWLNEVKPEADQFNSLHEKLIEHWRSLDPGSLLHFSAIDGHEEDTGNVLYLQDTARQAGLSTRYLPLEFIGHHAGRGRFVDQYEQDISHCFKLYPWEWLLQDDFGRFVDSSGIRFLEPAWKLLLSSKAMLPILWQLNPGHPNLLPASFQNDLPGAYVRKPLYSREGENIRIVAGDLRLESDGPHADAPCIYQGFAPLAEYDGNHAVLGCWMIGGQAAGLGIREDASPITRDSSRFVPHYFID; from the coding sequence TTGATCGAACACCGCCACTTCGCCCCCTTCGCCCTGCCGGAAAGCGCCATCGAGGAAGTCGTGCGCTCTTGGAAGCGCCAGGACCCCAGCCTCTACGGGCGCTTCGACTTTTCCTGGAACGGCCAGGGCCAGCCCAAGTTGCTGGAATACAACGCCGACACCCCGACCGGCCTGCTCGAAGCCAGCGTCGTGCAATGGCACTGGCTGAACGAGGTGAAGCCGGAGGCCGACCAGTTCAACTCGCTGCACGAAAAGCTGATCGAACACTGGCGTTCGCTCGACCCAGGCTCGCTGCTGCACTTCAGCGCCATCGACGGCCACGAAGAAGACACCGGCAACGTCCTCTACTTGCAGGACACCGCGCGCCAGGCAGGCCTGTCTACGCGCTACCTGCCGCTCGAATTCATCGGCCACCACGCCGGGCGCGGGCGCTTCGTCGACCAGTACGAACAGGACATCAGCCACTGTTTCAAGCTCTACCCCTGGGAATGGTTGCTGCAGGACGACTTCGGCCGCTTCGTCGACAGCAGCGGCATCCGCTTCCTGGAGCCCGCGTGGAAGCTGCTGCTGTCGAGCAAGGCCATGTTGCCGATCCTCTGGCAGCTCAACCCCGGCCACCCGAACCTGCTGCCGGCGAGCTTCCAGAACGACCTGCCCGGCGCCTACGTGCGCAAGCCGCTGTATTCGCGCGAGGGCGAGAACATCCGCATCGTCGCCGGGGACCTGCGCCTGGAAAGCGACGGCCCGCACGCAGACGCACCCTGCATCTACCAGGGCTTCGCGCCGCTGGCCGAGTACGACGGCAACCACGCGGTGCTCGGCTGCTGGATGATCGGCGGCCAGGCCGCCGGGCTGGGCATCCGCGAGGACGCCAGCCCCATCACCCGCGACAGCAGCCGCTTCGTGCCGCACTACTTCATCGACTGA
- a CDS encoding DUF350 domain-containing protein, giving the protein MDLLHTLPNFVVYLATAIALFGLFAILYIRLTPYAEIRLIREGNLSAATALVGALLGFALPLASAIANSVNLRDMLLWGLIALLVQALVYLGIARLVPELKEGIANNTQAHGVLLGGCSLCVGLLNAACMVY; this is encoded by the coding sequence ATGGACCTGCTGCACACCCTGCCGAACTTCGTTGTCTACCTAGCCACCGCCATCGCCCTGTTCGGCCTGTTCGCCATCCTCTACATCCGCCTGACGCCCTACGCCGAGATCCGCCTGATCCGAGAGGGCAACCTCAGCGCCGCAACCGCATTGGTCGGCGCGCTGCTCGGCTTTGCCCTGCCGCTGGCGAGTGCGATCGCCAACAGCGTCAACCTGCGCGACATGCTGCTCTGGGGACTGATCGCCCTGCTGGTGCAGGCGCTGGTCTACCTTGGCATCGCGCGTCTGGTGCCGGAGCTCAAGGAAGGCATCGCCAACAACACCCAGGCCCACGGCGTGCTGCTGGGCGGCTGCTCGCTGTGCGTCGGCCTGCTCAACGCCGCCTGTATGGTCTACTGA
- the rsxG gene encoding electron transport complex subunit RsxG, with translation MTDARRSMLKNALALGLFAVLCVGLVAVVHQLTQARIEEAQRDARGRMLLDLLPAGSYDNHPLDAPVAVFDPKLLGKSQPASGFVARQGARATAVIIPATAPDGYSGAIELLVGVSAEGRLLGVRVVAHKETPGLGDKIELGKSNWLHGFDGRSLNDPDDAGWKVKKDGGQFDQFAGATITPRAVVKATHKALQYFDAHKAELLAPASGGESHE, from the coding sequence ATGACCGACGCTCGCCGCTCCATGCTGAAGAACGCCCTGGCGCTCGGGCTGTTCGCCGTGCTCTGCGTCGGCCTGGTAGCCGTCGTCCACCAGCTCACCCAGGCGCGCATCGAAGAGGCGCAACGCGACGCGCGCGGGCGCATGCTGCTCGACCTGCTGCCCGCCGGCAGTTACGACAACCACCCGCTGGATGCGCCCGTCGCGGTGTTCGATCCCAAGCTACTGGGCAAGTCGCAGCCTGCTTCGGGCTTCGTCGCACGGCAAGGTGCGCGTGCCACCGCGGTGATAATTCCGGCCACCGCGCCGGACGGCTACAGCGGTGCCATCGAGCTGCTCGTCGGGGTCAGTGCCGAAGGCCGCCTGCTCGGCGTGCGCGTGGTGGCCCACAAGGAAACGCCGGGCCTGGGCGACAAGATCGAGCTGGGCAAGAGCAACTGGTTGCACGGTTTCGATGGCCGCTCGCTGAACGATCCGGACGACGCCGGCTGGAAAGTGAAAAAGGACGGCGGCCAGTTCGACCAGTTCGCCGGGGCCACCATCACCCCGCGCGCGGTGGTCAAGGCGACGCACAAGGCGTTGCAGTACTTCGACGCGCACAAGGCGGAACTGCTCGCACCGGCGAGCGGAGGCGAAAGCCATGAGTGA
- the rsxB gene encoding electron transport complex subunit RsxB, protein MTTVLLSIGVLLLMCLASGALLGFAAVRFKVEGDPIAEQVNALLPQTQCGQCGYPGCKPYAEAIAQGDAINKCPPGGAATIAALADLFDIEAPPLDAPAETPPCVAYIREVECIGCTKCIQACPVDAIVGAARLMHTVIADECTGCDLCVEPCPVDCIEMRDLEVGVREWKWPLPAARLIASDREQAA, encoded by the coding sequence ATGACCACGGTGCTGCTCTCGATCGGCGTTCTGCTGCTCATGTGCCTGGCCAGCGGCGCGCTGCTGGGCTTCGCCGCGGTGCGCTTCAAGGTCGAGGGCGACCCCATCGCCGAGCAGGTCAACGCCCTGCTGCCGCAGACCCAGTGCGGCCAGTGCGGCTACCCCGGCTGCAAGCCCTACGCCGAGGCCATCGCCCAGGGCGACGCGATCAACAAGTGCCCGCCCGGCGGCGCCGCCACCATCGCCGCCCTCGCCGACCTGTTCGACATCGAGGCTCCGCCCCTGGATGCCCCGGCAGAAACCCCGCCGTGCGTGGCCTACATCCGTGAAGTCGAATGCATCGGCTGCACCAAGTGCATCCAGGCCTGCCCGGTGGACGCCATCGTCGGCGCGGCGCGCCTGATGCACACGGTGATCGCCGACGAGTGCACCGGCTGCGACCTGTGCGTCGAGCCCTGTCCGGTGGACTGCATCGAGATGCGTGACCTGGAAGTCGGCGTACGCGAATGGAAGTGGCCGCTGCCGGCGGCACGCCTGATCGCCAGCGACCGGGAGCAGGCGGCATGA
- a CDS encoding RnfABCDGE type electron transport complex subunit D, with product MALPRMSSPHATGANRTQKVMLQVLAALAPGALVLLSLYGVGTLFNLLWCSAVALGTEALMLHLRKRPLGVFLMDGSALVTAVLLALALPPYAPWWLTLLATAFALVFGKHLYGGLGQNPFNPAMLGYVVVLVSFPLEMTRWPSPDTGLGLVDGLSRILGLGAPPPDAWAGATALDVLKNNHSLTIDELLAQSTAFGHFGGKGVELVNLAFLAGGLYLLWRKLFTWHAPLGMLGALFVMSLLFWNGTGSDSHGSPLFHLFSGASMLGAFFIVTDPVSGATSNRGRLVFGVGVGIITYVIRAWGGYPDGVAFAVLLMNLAAPTIDYYTRPRTYGHKKPKRGFKLGE from the coding sequence ATGGCCCTGCCGCGCATGTCCTCGCCCCACGCCACCGGCGCCAATCGCACGCAGAAGGTCATGCTGCAGGTGCTCGCCGCGCTCGCGCCGGGCGCCCTCGTGCTGCTGTCCCTGTATGGCGTCGGCACCCTGTTCAACCTGCTCTGGTGCTCGGCCGTCGCGCTCGGCACCGAGGCGCTGATGCTGCACCTGCGCAAGCGTCCGCTGGGCGTGTTCCTCATGGACGGCAGCGCGCTGGTCACCGCCGTGCTGCTGGCCCTCGCCCTGCCGCCCTACGCGCCCTGGTGGCTGACGCTGCTGGCCACCGCCTTCGCCCTGGTCTTCGGCAAGCACCTGTATGGCGGCCTCGGGCAAAACCCGTTCAACCCGGCGATGCTCGGCTATGTGGTGGTGCTGGTGTCCTTCCCGCTGGAGATGACCCGCTGGCCGAGCCCGGACACCGGCCTCGGCCTGGTCGACGGCCTCTCGCGCATCCTCGGCCTGGGCGCGCCGCCGCCGGATGCCTGGGCAGGCGCCACCGCCCTCGACGTGCTGAAGAACAACCACAGCCTGACCATCGACGAGCTGCTGGCGCAAAGCACGGCCTTCGGCCACTTCGGCGGCAAGGGCGTGGAGCTGGTCAACCTGGCCTTCCTCGCCGGCGGCCTCTACCTGCTCTGGCGCAAGCTGTTCACCTGGCACGCGCCACTGGGCATGCTCGGCGCTCTCTTCGTCATGAGCCTGCTTTTCTGGAACGGTACGGGTTCGGATTCCCACGGCTCGCCGCTGTTCCACCTGTTCAGCGGGGCGAGCATGCTAGGCGCCTTCTTCATCGTCACCGACCCGGTGTCCGGCGCCACCAGCAACCGTGGCCGCCTGGTGTTCGGCGTCGGCGTCGGCATCATTACCTACGTGATCCGTGCCTGGGGCGGCTATCCCGATGGCGTGGCCTTCGCGGTGCTGCTGATGAACCTGGCGGCGCCGACCATCGACTACTACACGCGACCGCGCACCTATGGGCACAAGAAGCCCAAGCGCGGCTTCAAGCTGGGGGAGTGA